GATCTGGCACGGCTTCCTGCCCGGGGTCGCCGCCGGGCAGCGCTACGGATACCGCGTGCACGGGCGGTGGGACCCGTGGACGGGCGCCCGCTGGAACCCCGCCAAGCTGCTGCTGGACCCCTACGCGCGCGCCGTGGACGGGGAGTTCGCGGGGCCGGGTGCCGCCCCGGGCACGGCCCCGGGCCCGCTGCACGCCGAGGTGTACGGGCATGTGCGGGACTGGCCGCAACAGCACGTCGCCGACACGGTGCGCGACGAGCGGGACTCGGCGCCGTACGTCCCCAAGGGCGTGGTGGTGGACGACCAGGACGACTGGGGAGACGACCGCAGACCCAAGACCCCGTGGGCCGACTCGGTCATCTACGAGCTGCACGTGCGCGGCTTCACCCTCCGGCACCCCGGCGTCCCAGAGGCGCTGCGCGGCACCTATGCGGGCCTGGGGCATCCGGCGGCGATCGAGCACCTCACGCGGCTGGGTGTGACCGCCGTGGAGCTGCTTCCCGTCCACCAGTTCGCGCACGAGGACCATCTGCTGCGGCGCGGGCTGCGCAACTACTGGGGCTACAACTCCATCGGATACTTCGCGCCGCACGCCGCCTACGCGGCATCCGGTACGCGCGGACAGCAGGTGGGCGAGTTCAAACGGATGGTGCACGCTTTGCACGCGGCGGGGATCGAGGTTCTCCTGGACGTCGTCTACAACCACACCGCCGAGGGCGACGAGCGGGGCCCCACGCTGTCCCTGCGCGGGATCGACAACCGGGGTTACTACCGGCTGCCGCCCCACGACACGCGCCGCTACACCGACTACACCGGATGCGGTAACACCCTGCACGTCGTCCAGCCCCAGGTGCTGCGGCTGATCACCGACTCGCTGCGCTACTGGGTGCAGGAGATGGGCGTCGACGGCTTCCGCTTCGACCTGGCGGCGGCGCTGGCGCGGTCCATGCACGACGTCGACATGCTCTCGCCGTTCCTGGCCGTCATCGCGCAGGATCCGGTGCTGCGCCGGGTCAAGCTCATCGCGGAGCCCTGGGACGTGGGCAGCGGGGGCTACCAGGTAGGGGCCTTCCCGCCGCTGTGGACCGAATGGAACGACCGCTACCGCGACACCGTCCGCGACTTCTGGCGCGGCGCCCTGCCGGACGTACGCGACCTCGGATACCGGCTGTCGGGCTCCAGCGATCTGTACGCCTGGGGCGGGCGCCGGCCCTACGCCTCCGTCAACTTCGTCACGGCGCACGACGGGTTCACGCTGCGCGACCTGGTCAGCTACGAGCACAAGCGCAACGAGGCCAACGGCGAGGGCAACCGCGACGGCACCGGGGACAACCGCTCCTGGAACTGCGGCGCGGAGGGCGAGAGCGAGGAAGAGCGGGTGCTGGCCCTGCGCGCGCGGCAGCTGCGCAACATGCTGACCACGCTGCTGCTGTCCACCGGGGTGCCCATGCTGGTCGCGGGGGACGAGATGGGCCGCACCCAGGGCGGCAACAACAATGCCTACTGCCAGGACTCCCCCGTCAGCTGGGTCGACTGGTCGCTGCTGGGCCACCCCCGCTGGCGCGGGCTGCTGGAGCTCACCTCGCGGCTGCTGCGGCTGCGGCGCGAGCATCCGGTGCTGCGGCGCAGGGCGTTCTTCTCCGGCCGCGCACAGGGCGCCGAAGGGCTGCGCGATCTGGCCTGGTTCACCTCACGCGGGCGGGAGATGACCGAGGCCGACTGGTACGCGCCCGGCGCCACCTTGGGGATGTACCTGTCCGGGCGCGACATCCCCCAGCGCGGCCCCGGGGGCGAGCCGGTGCGTGACGACAGCTTCCTGTGCGTCCTGCACGCGGGCCCCGAGGAGCTGTCCTTCCGGCTGCCGGATGCCGCGTGGGGCGCCGCGTACGAAGTCGTGGTGGACACCGCGCGCGAAGTGGTGGTGGACCCCGCGTCGGACGAGAGCGAGCACCTCACAGGCCCTGTCCCGGCAGAGAGCGCCCGTCATCCGGCGGGCGGCGAACTGGCCGTCCAGGGGCGGTCGGTGATGGTGCTCCGCGTCTGCGAGGAGCCCCGGGGCGCCGGAGGCTGACACGGCAGGGCAGTCCGTCTCACATAGTGGAATTCCGGGCCCGGCGTGCACACCCTCGCCACACTCGACGGACGTGACCCCTGCCCCCGCTCCAGCGGCCTCCTTGCGCTCACGCAACTTCATCCTCTTCTTCGCCGCCCGGGCCGTCGCCAAGCTCGGCGACGCCATGCTGCCCATCGCCCTGTCGGCCGGGCTGCTCCAGCAGGGGCACGGGCCCGGCGCGATCGGCGCGGCGCTCGCCTCGCTGACGATCTGTCTGGCGGGCTTCGTCATCTTCGGCGGGGTCTTCTGCGACCGGCTCAACACCCGGGCGCTGATGATCGGCGCCGACTTGGTGCGGGTGGTCACCCAGGCGGTGCTGGCCGGGCTGTTCGTGAGCGGGCACATCGTGCTGTGGCAGGTGTGCGCGATCGGCGCGCTCAACGGCATCGCGGCGGGCCTGTTCCAGCCGGGTGTCGCCAGCACCGTCCCCCGGGTCGCCACCGATGTGCAGGGCGCCAACGGGCTGATCCGTACGGCCGAGTCGCTCGCCATGCTGCTGGGTCCCGCGCTGGCCGGTCTGCTGGTGGCCGCGTTCTCGGCGGGCGGCGTCTTCGCGGCGCACTCCGGAACGTACGCGCTCAGCGCGCTGTGTCTGGCCCTGCTACGGCTGCCGGCACCCGCCGCGCCCGGTCACCGCACCGCGCGCGGCAGCTACCGCGCCGATCTGGCCGAGGGCTGGCGGGAGTTCAGGGCGCGGAACTGGATGTGGGGCGTCATCGTCGTCTGGATGGTCTACATGATCACCGTGGCCGGTCCGCAGGTGCCGCTGACGGCCTCCGAGATCATCCCGTCACGGGGCGCGGGTGTGTACGGACTGGTGAACTCGGCGCTCGGCGCGGGCACAGCGCTCGGCGGGCTGTGCGCGCTGCGCTACCGCCCCGTGCGGCAGCTGCGCGCCGGGGCCTTCGCGATGCTGGGCTGCTGCTGCTTCCCGGCCGCCGTCGGCCTGGACCTGTCCACGGCGGCGATGATGGCGGGCGCCGCCGTCTCGGGCGCCGGTCTCGGCTTCTGGGGCGTCATGTGGGCGACCAGCGTGCAGACCCAGGTGCCGGGCCCGATCCTGAACCGTATCCACGCCTACGAGGTGGCCGGTTCGCTGGCCATGATGCCGGTGGGCCAGGCGCTGGCGGGCCCGGCGGCGCAGCTGCTCGGGGGCCGTACGGTGCTGCTCGTCGGGGGAGCCATGGCGATCGTCGTGAGCTGCGCGCTGCTGGGCGTGCCCGCCATCCGCGACCTGCGCGCCGTCCCGCCGCAGCCACGCGCCGACGGCGGTCCCAGGACGCGGCGCGAACCCGGCGCGGCGGGCCGCGGAGGGCGGGAAAAGCACGTGAGGGATGTCAGTCCCTGACCGTACTCTCGCGCTGATGACTCCCAACAGCGCCGCCCACGGCGAGCGTTCCGCCGTCCGCTCGCTCCTGCGGCTGTGGCCCTATGTGCGCCCGGTGCGGGTGCGGCTGTCCGCGGCGGCCTTCGTGGCGGTGCTCGCCTCATGCCTCGGGCTGGTCATCCCGCTGATCCTCAAGTGGATCGTGGACGGTCCCGTCGCGCACCGGGACACCGGCGGGGTCTGGCTGGGCGGCGCGCTGCTGCTGGCGGTCGGCCTGGCCGAGGCCGCGCTGTTCGGGCTGCGGCGCTGGCTGGTGGCGCGCCCGCTCGCGGGGGTGGAGGCGTCGATGCGCGGCGCGCTCTACGAGCGGCTGCAACGGCTCCCGGTCTCCTTCCACGACCGCTGGGCCAGCGGCCAGTTGCTCTCACGCGCGACGACCGACCTCCAGCTGCTGCGGCTCTTCCTCGCCTTCCCTCTGACGTTCCTCCTGGTCAACGGGACGACCATTGTGGTGGGCTGCGCCATCCTGCTGCTCCAGCAGTGGACGCTGGGGCTGGTGCTGCTGGCGCCGGTGATACCGCTGGTCCTGGTCTGCTCGCTCTTCGAGGCGCGGTACGCGCTGGCTGCCCGCACCGCGCAGGACCAGCTGGGCGACCTGACGACGGTCATCGAGGAGGCCGTCCTCGGCGTGCGCATCATCAAGGGCTTCGGCCGTAACCGCAGCCAGGCCCGCGCCTTCCGCGCCCTGTCGGGGCGGGTGCTGGACACCGAACTGCGCAAGGCGCGGCTGCTCGCGGGCATCTGGGCGCTGATCATGACGCTGCCCGAGCTGGCCATCGGGGCCGCGCTGGTGCTGGGGACGGTGCAGGTCGCGGACGGCGAGCTGTCGGCGGGCACGCTGGTGGCCTTCATCTCGCTGGCGCTGGCGCTGCGCTGGCCGGTGGAGTCGATCGGCTTCCTGCTGGCCATGAGCAACGAGGCGGCGACGGCGACGGACCGCTTCTTCGACGTCATGGACGAGCCGGTGCCCCCGGACACCCACCGGGTGAAGGGCGGGGAACGGAGAAAGGACGAGGAGGGAGCGCGAGAGGAAGGCGGGGGCGCCGAAGGCGGGGGCG
This sequence is a window from Streptomyces sp. NBC_01775. Protein-coding genes within it:
- the glgX gene encoding glycogen debranching protein GlgX is translated as MTTARSAAAGRRTPARRVPYAPAERVWPGSPQPLGSRYHLGPGGVAGTNFALWAGGAEAVEVCLFDDQEVETRYGLAEQTHGIWHGFLPGVAAGQRYGYRVHGRWDPWTGARWNPAKLLLDPYARAVDGEFAGPGAAPGTAPGPLHAEVYGHVRDWPQQHVADTVRDERDSAPYVPKGVVVDDQDDWGDDRRPKTPWADSVIYELHVRGFTLRHPGVPEALRGTYAGLGHPAAIEHLTRLGVTAVELLPVHQFAHEDHLLRRGLRNYWGYNSIGYFAPHAAYAASGTRGQQVGEFKRMVHALHAAGIEVLLDVVYNHTAEGDERGPTLSLRGIDNRGYYRLPPHDTRRYTDYTGCGNTLHVVQPQVLRLITDSLRYWVQEMGVDGFRFDLAAALARSMHDVDMLSPFLAVIAQDPVLRRVKLIAEPWDVGSGGYQVGAFPPLWTEWNDRYRDTVRDFWRGALPDVRDLGYRLSGSSDLYAWGGRRPYASVNFVTAHDGFTLRDLVSYEHKRNEANGEGNRDGTGDNRSWNCGAEGESEEERVLALRARQLRNMLTTLLLSTGVPMLVAGDEMGRTQGGNNNAYCQDSPVSWVDWSLLGHPRWRGLLELTSRLLRLRREHPVLRRRAFFSGRAQGAEGLRDLAWFTSRGREMTEADWYAPGATLGMYLSGRDIPQRGPGGEPVRDDSFLCVLHAGPEELSFRLPDAAWGAAYEVVVDTAREVVVDPASDESEHLTGPVPAESARHPAGGELAVQGRSVMVLRVCEEPRGAGG
- a CDS encoding MFS transporter yields the protein MTPAPAPAASLRSRNFILFFAARAVAKLGDAMLPIALSAGLLQQGHGPGAIGAALASLTICLAGFVIFGGVFCDRLNTRALMIGADLVRVVTQAVLAGLFVSGHIVLWQVCAIGALNGIAAGLFQPGVASTVPRVATDVQGANGLIRTAESLAMLLGPALAGLLVAAFSAGGVFAAHSGTYALSALCLALLRLPAPAAPGHRTARGSYRADLAEGWREFRARNWMWGVIVVWMVYMITVAGPQVPLTASEIIPSRGAGVYGLVNSALGAGTALGGLCALRYRPVRQLRAGAFAMLGCCCFPAAVGLDLSTAAMMAGAAVSGAGLGFWGVMWATSVQTQVPGPILNRIHAYEVAGSLAMMPVGQALAGPAAQLLGGRTVLLVGGAMAIVVSCALLGVPAIRDLRAVPPQPRADGGPRTRREPGAAGRGGREKHVRDVSP
- a CDS encoding ABC transporter ATP-binding protein, producing the protein MTPNSAAHGERSAVRSLLRLWPYVRPVRVRLSAAAFVAVLASCLGLVIPLILKWIVDGPVAHRDTGGVWLGGALLLAVGLAEAALFGLRRWLVARPLAGVEASMRGALYERLQRLPVSFHDRWASGQLLSRATTDLQLLRLFLAFPLTFLLVNGTTIVVGCAILLLQQWTLGLVLLAPVIPLVLVCSLFEARYALAARTAQDQLGDLTTVIEEAVLGVRIIKGFGRNRSQARAFRALSGRVLDTELRKARLLAGIWALIMTLPELAIGAALVLGTVQVADGELSAGTLVAFISLALALRWPVESIGFLLAMSNEAATATDRFFDVMDEPVPPDTHRVKGGERRKDEEGAREEGGGAEGGGGLRFEGVVFRYPDAPEDAQPTLDGVDLHIRAGETMALVGATGSGKTTLTALVPRLHEVTAGRVLLDGADTAALPRAELRARVAVAFEEPTLFSASVRENVLMGHLGSPVGVDGEPGALERALRIAQAEDFVAALPHGAETQVGEQGLSLSGGQRQRLALARAVVGRPRFLVLDDPLSALDVHTEAAVEAALREVLAGTTALVVAHRPSTVMLADRVALLSDGRVTAVGTHHELLHTHAEYAALMSGEPAEPGTSGAPGPECGAPETEGSRP